The Euwallacea fornicatus isolate EFF26 chromosome 3, ASM4011564v1, whole genome shotgun sequence genome has a segment encoding these proteins:
- the LOC136350470 gene encoding uncharacterized protein, which produces MWSRKMLVALLSLCLSLQFTAGVVNSGQTKKNEEQVKSVSETKESDQIVAEGGDLVAEGSESANRREAPAILDSYAPPALTSSIVSLPVPIYGVPNTPSNNVVYPAPPPDIPPPLPKPLYGTPVLGNTYGLPQVPVIPKGYGPPSLKYGTSSFGFTQFFPQKLYGPPKTTYGIPTKPFKFHKYPQKNFGLRPPKPVYGTPLIYKDNFSFNKLNYPKTNTFNNLFTSNLYSGVSNLNHQYGAPVLPPKISYSAPPSIGISTQYGIPERTISSSHSLAAYGPPQPSPNPRPPHPGAPAPPTPPDIKYDGWQPIPGLVSKRPIETDIHQVSGEGSGYHDLSPPSLSIGKNQLSETYGTPSITLNVGHLDQSAGAKGVADSYSAPLGTVTGSGGVVTSSGNEAHGAGVHGTSHSNSHSISLDLSSIGIGHGSDIQAVKSIEYNLSPSGGNSLSDTYVAPQIGNFGHETHKTLSGSAIGLVPPTGVYGTPSSQYGIPQYSNIYSNSGYKTTSSKGVYASASKGNSYLPPSPPIAPISSYGVPESGPAISFQNLAYGSSTAGLDIQHSTLNIEGASALPLSSYNVPLGNIDGSYTLPQSEDAGLTVGVDFSHPPLSIDLTKAKHGQAVPHDCYKQQLQVPSLAYGVPSADSYTSALSSLTTNIANSHVQAIGPQATYGVPAPQYGAPDLIHSSSVKSEAKVNSVISENDEETHGKSYGKSVAASFGPNSELVESQSIDLNNIPLQGNLGSYTLQIQSADGSNGQVPHTQVLNDGLLQSILQAIEEPGKQGQENKYPIILQPSVEEENYSVNETISNFEKAHPQASEIREVIVDAPNQGNIDTKSSNAESEETLQLLDTSNIALYFKKDAENEKTEEKVDDNSVDTEEN; this is translated from the exons ATGTGGTCACGAAAG ATGCTTGTTGCACTGTTGTCGCTCTGCCTGTCTCTGCAATTCACCGCAGGAGTGGTGAATAGTGGCCAAACCAAAAAGAACGAAGAACAAGTCAAATCCGTGTCCGAAACCAAAGAATCAGACCAAATCGTTGCTGAAGGTGGAGATCTGGTGGCGGAGGGTTCTGAATCAGCCAACCGTAGAGAAGCCCCTGCTATTTTAGACAGTTATGCTCCTCCCGCATTGACTTCTTCTATTGTTAGTTTGCCAGTGCCGATTTATGGGGTTCCCAACACACCATCCAATAACGTGGTATATCCTGCTCCACCCCCAGATATACCTCCACCACTTCCGAAACCCCTGTATGGAACTCCGGTTTTAGGGAACACTTATGGACTTCCCCAAGTGCCGGTGATACCTAAAGGCTACGGACCTCCATCTCTGAAATACGGAACGTCTTCATTTGGCTTTACTCAATTTTTCCCGCAGAAACTGTATGGTCCTCCTAAGACTACTTATGGAATTCCTACTAAACCATTCAAATTCCATAAGTATCCTCAGAAAAATTTCGGACTAAGGCCTCCGAAACCTGTATATGGAACTCCTTTGATCTATAAGGATAACTTCagctttaataaattaaactacCCGAAGACCAACACTTTTAACAACTTATTCACCTCAAATTTATACTCTGGAGTGTCGAATTTAAACCATCAATACGGAGCTCCAGTTTTGCCTCCTAAAATCTCTTACTCTGCTCCTCCTAGTATAGGAATATCAACCCAATATGGAATTCCCGAAAGGACAATCTCATCCAGCCACTCCCTTGCAGCCTATGGCCCTCCACAACCTTCTCCAAACCCCAGACCTCCACATCCTGGGGCACCTGCACCCCCCACTCCTCCAGACATCAAATATGATGGATGGCAGCCAATTCCTGGATTAGTATCCAAACGCCCTATTGAAACAGACATCCATCAGGTATCAGGGGAAGGTTCGGGATACCACGACCTGTCTCCCCCATCTTTGAGCATTGGAAAGAATCAATTAAGTGAAACTTACGGAACTCCGTCTATAACTTTAAACGTCGGTCATTTGGATCAATCAGCAGGAGCTAAAGGGGTTGCTGATTCATATAGTGCACCTCTAGGTACCGTTACAGGTTCTGGAGGAGTTGTCACGTCGTCTGGAAATGAAGCACATGGTGCCGGAGTACATGGAACTTCTCACAGCAATTCTCATAGTATTAGCCTGGATTTGTCTTCTATTGGAATTGGACATGGATCTGATATTCAAGCTGTGAAGAGCATTGAGTACAATTTAAGTCCTTCTGGAGGTAATTCCTTATCTGATACCTACGTTGCTCCACAAATTGGAAACTTTGGGCATGAAACACATAAAACGTTGTCTGGGTCAGCCATAGGCTTGGTACCTCCCACAGGAGTTTATGGAACTCCATCTAGTCAATATGGTATTCCCCAGTATTCaaatatatattcaaattcaGGGTACAAAACTACCTCCAGTAAAGGGGTATATGCTAGTGCCTCCAAAGGTAACTCTTATTTACCTCCATCACCTCCAATTGCCCCGATCAGTTCGTATGGAGTACCTGAAAGTGGACCTGCCATTTCCTTCCAGAACCTAGCGTATGGTTCTTCTACCGCAGGGCTCGATATTCAGCACAGTACTTTGAATATTGAAGGTGCAAGCGCACTCCCATTGAGTAGCTATAATGTTCCTTTGGGAAATATTGATGGTAGCTATACACTTCCTCAATCCGAGGATGCAGGTCTAACTGTGGGGGTAGATTTTTCACACCCTCCTCTATCAATTGATCTAACTAAAGCAAAACATGGACAGGCTGTACCTCATGATTGTTACAAACAGCAGTTGCAAGTGCCTTCTTTAGCATATGGCGTGCCTTCAGCTGATAGCTATACTTCAGCACTATCAAGCCTGACGACCAATATTGCAAATAGTCATGTACAAGCCATAGGGCCTCAAGCCACCTACGGAGTGCCAGCACCTCAATACGGAGCTCCAGATTTGATTCACAGCTCTTCTGTTAAAAGCGAAGCGAAAGTTAACTCTGTTATCAGTGAAAATGATGAAGAAACTCATGGAAAAAGCTACGGCAAATCTGTAGCTGCCAGTTTTGGGCCTAATAGTGAATTAGTGGAATCGCAATCTATTGATCTGAACAACATTCCTTTGCAAGGAAATTTGGGAAGTTACACTCTTCAAATTCAATCTGCAGACGGCAGTAATGGACAAGTCCCTCACACTCAGGTGCTGAACGACGGACTCTTGCAAAGCATTTTACAAGCTATAGAAGAGCCAGGAAAACAGGGGcaggaaaataaatatccGATCATACTTCAGCCTAGCGTGGAAGAGGAAAATTACTCTGTTAACGAGACCAtcagtaattttgaaaaggctCATCCGCAAGCTTCGGAAATCAGGGAAGTCATAGTTGATGCACCTAATCAGGGCAATATTGATACTAAAAGTAGTAACGCAGAAAGCGAAGAAACACTTCAATTATTGGATACTAGCAATATAGCTCTGTATTTCAAGAAAGATGCTGAGAATGAAAAAACTGAAGAGAAAGTGGATGATAACAGTGTAGATACtgaggaaaattaa